The following proteins come from a genomic window of Gammaproteobacteria bacterium:
- a CDS encoding amino acid permease has protein sequence MNLFRTKAINADMYCDTGLRRCLSAFDLTMLGIGAIIGAGIFVLTGIAAATKAGPAIMLSFVLAGFACAFAALAYAELAAAVGGCGSAYGYAYAGFGEFIAWIIGWDLILEYGVATAAVAIGWSGYLNNALTAIGLPLPPELTHGPAEGGLVNLAAAAIILVLAVLLAVGVHYSARFNAAMVLIKVSAIAVFIAVASGHVDPGNWVPFLPFGWEGVASGAALIFFAYIGFDAVSTATEETVNPPRDVPIGIIASLGVCTVIYILVSGLLTGIVPYHTLNVASPVADALLRLGHQWASAVIAAGAIAGLTTVMLVLFYALTRIFLAMSRDGLLPPGISRIHPGTKTPVRTILASGVVMAAIAGFTPIGDVAELVNIGTLAAFVLVCGGVIALRRTHPDLPRPFRSPWMPVAPLLGIAFCLYLMTSLPLVTWIRFVVWLALGMVVYFLYSMRHSALARPPQQGQG, from the coding sequence ATGAATCTCTTCCGAACCAAGGCAATCAACGCCGATATGTACTGCGACACCGGGCTGCGGCGCTGCCTATCCGCCTTCGACCTGACGATGCTCGGCATCGGCGCGATCATCGGAGCGGGCATCTTCGTGCTGACCGGAATCGCGGCGGCCACCAAGGCCGGGCCGGCCATCATGCTGTCCTTCGTACTGGCGGGGTTCGCCTGCGCCTTCGCCGCACTCGCGTACGCGGAGCTGGCCGCGGCGGTGGGCGGCTGCGGCAGCGCCTACGGTTACGCCTATGCTGGCTTCGGCGAATTCATCGCCTGGATCATCGGCTGGGACCTCATCCTCGAATACGGCGTCGCCACCGCGGCCGTCGCCATCGGCTGGTCGGGGTATCTGAACAACGCGCTCACAGCCATCGGCCTGCCGCTCCCGCCCGAGCTGACGCACGGCCCGGCGGAAGGCGGGCTCGTCAACCTCGCCGCGGCGGCGATCATCCTGGTGCTGGCGGTCCTGCTTGCCGTCGGCGTCCACTACAGCGCCCGCTTCAACGCCGCCATGGTGCTGATCAAGGTCAGCGCGATCGCCGTCTTCATCGCGGTCGCCTCCGGCCATGTCGACCCGGGCAACTGGGTTCCGTTCCTGCCCTTCGGCTGGGAGGGCGTGGCGAGCGGCGCGGCGCTGATCTTCTTCGCCTATATCGGCTTCGACGCCGTCTCGACCGCCACGGAGGAAACCGTCAACCCGCCCCGCGACGTACCGATCGGCATCATCGCCTCGCTCGGGGTCTGCACGGTGATCTACATCCTCGTGTCGGGGCTGCTGACCGGCATCGTGCCCTATCACACGCTCAACGTGGCCTCGCCGGTGGCGGACGCCCTGTTGCGCCTCGGCCACCAGTGGGCGTCCGCGGTGATCGCGGCCGGCGCGATCGCGGGCCTGACCACGGTGATGCTGGTGCTGTTCTACGCCCTTACCCGCATCTTCCTCGCGATGTCGCGCGACGGTCTGCTGCCGCCGGGCATCTCGCGCATCCACCCGGGGACGAAGACGCCGGTCCGCACCATCCTGGCCAGCGGGGTGGTCATGGCCGCCATCGCGGGATTCACCCCGATCGGGGACGTCGCCGAACTGGTCAACATCGGCACGCTGGCCGCGTTCGTGCTGGTGTGCGGCGGCGTCATCGCCCTGCGTCGCACCCACCCCGACCTGCCGCGCCCGTTCCGCAGCCCGTGGATGCCGGTCGCGCCGCTGCTCGGCATCGCCTTCTGCCTGTATCTGATGACCAGCCTGCCGCTGGTGACCTGGATCCGGTTCGTGGTCTGGCTGGCGCTGGGAATGGTGGTCTATTTCCTGTATTCGATGCGCCACAGCGCGCTGGCGCGTCCGCCGCAGCAAGGCCAGGGCTAG
- a CDS encoding ABC transporter ATP-binding protein translates to MSEPLLRVEGLRTRFETRAGVLHAVDDVSFDIRRGETFALLGESGCGKSMTALSLMRLVPAPAGRVVGGRVLLGGEDLLGLSEAAMRRVRGKRIAMIFQEPMTSLNPVLTIGEQIAESLRRHRGLKGAAVTRTVLELLDAVGIADPAQREREYPHQLSGGMKQRVMIAIALAGEPDLLIADEPTTALDVTIQAQVLALLRRLQRERGMAILLITHDLGVVSEMADQVAVMYAGQIVEQSARGPFFAAPRHPYSRKLFESLPEIEKRAQPLAVIPGMVPSLARTFTACRFAERCDFAWQTCREVMPRWIRVSEGQAARCHLLDAELTQPADRTAPPPAPVAHRQRVAVRVEPLLEVDGLKVHFPIRRGLLKRAVGQVYAVDDVSFSIGRGRTVALVGESGCGKTTIGKAILQLIRPTAGNIRFDGEELTTLQGERLRRRRSDFQIIFQDPYSSMNPRMLVGDIIEEGMRALGLETDAARRRARVEALLEQVGLPRDALQRYPHEFSGGQRQRICIARALAVNPRLLICDEPTSALDISVQAQILNLLQRLQDEMGLSYLFITHNLSVVAYLADEVAVMYLGRIVEHGTVDEVLGAPRHPYTQALLSAIPVIDQSSRREVIRLEGDLPSPARPPSGCHFHVRCPHATAQCRAHYPAVTRFGASHTVRCFLYEADEAAEAGC, encoded by the coding sequence ATGAGCGAACCGCTGCTGAGAGTCGAAGGGCTGCGCACCCGCTTCGAGACGCGGGCCGGCGTGCTGCACGCGGTCGATGACGTGAGCTTCGATATCCGCCGCGGCGAGACCTTCGCCCTGCTGGGCGAGTCGGGCTGCGGCAAGTCGATGACCGCGCTGTCGCTGATGCGGCTGGTTCCGGCCCCGGCCGGGCGCGTCGTCGGCGGGCGCGTGCTGCTCGGCGGCGAGGACCTGCTGGGTCTGTCGGAGGCCGCGATGCGCCGGGTGCGCGGGAAGCGCATCGCGATGATCTTCCAGGAACCGATGACCTCGCTCAATCCGGTGCTGACGATCGGCGAGCAGATTGCCGAGTCGCTGCGCCGGCATCGCGGACTGAAGGGCGCGGCGGTGACGCGCACGGTGCTGGAGCTGCTCGACGCGGTCGGCATCGCCGACCCGGCGCAGCGCGAGCGCGAATATCCGCATCAGCTGTCGGGCGGCATGAAACAGCGCGTGATGATCGCGATCGCGCTGGCGGGGGAACCTGATCTCCTCATTGCCGACGAGCCCACCACCGCGCTCGATGTCACCATCCAGGCGCAGGTCCTGGCGCTGCTGCGGCGCCTGCAGCGCGAGCGCGGCATGGCCATCCTGCTGATCACGCATGATCTGGGCGTGGTGTCGGAAATGGCGGACCAGGTCGCCGTGATGTACGCGGGGCAGATCGTGGAGCAGAGTGCGCGCGGGCCGTTCTTCGCCGCCCCCCGGCATCCGTACAGCCGCAAGCTGTTCGAGTCGCTGCCCGAGATCGAGAAGCGCGCGCAGCCTCTCGCGGTGATCCCGGGAATGGTGCCCTCGCTGGCGCGCACCTTCACCGCCTGCCGTTTCGCCGAGCGCTGCGATTTCGCCTGGCAGACCTGCCGCGAGGTGATGCCGCGCTGGATCCGGGTGTCCGAGGGCCAGGCGGCGCGCTGCCATCTGCTCGATGCGGAGCTGACCCAGCCCGCCGATCGCACGGCCCCGCCGCCGGCGCCCGTCGCGCACCGGCAGCGCGTCGCGGTCCGGGTCGAGCCGTTGCTGGAGGTGGACGGGCTGAAGGTGCATTTTCCGATCCGGCGTGGTCTGCTGAAACGCGCCGTCGGCCAAGTCTACGCGGTGGACGACGTCTCGTTCAGCATCGGCCGCGGGCGCACCGTCGCCCTGGTCGGCGAGTCGGGCTGCGGCAAGACCACGATCGGCAAGGCCATTCTCCAGTTGATCCGCCCCACCGCCGGAAACATCCGTTTCGATGGCGAGGAACTGACCACGCTCCAGGGCGAGCGGCTGCGCCGGCGGCGCTCCGATTTCCAGATCATCTTCCAGGATCCGTATTCGTCGATGAACCCGCGCATGCTGGTCGGGGACATCATCGAGGAGGGCATGCGGGCGCTCGGGCTGGAAACCGATGCGGCGCGGCGTCGGGCCCGTGTCGAGGCACTGCTCGAGCAGGTCGGCCTCCCGCGCGACGCCCTACAGCGGTATCCGCACGAGTTCTCGGGTGGACAGCGCCAGCGCATCTGCATCGCGCGCGCGCTGGCGGTTAACCCGCGTCTGCTGATCTGCGACGAGCCGACCAGCGCGCTCGATATCTCCGTGCAGGCGCAGATTCTGAATCTGCTACAGCGGCTGCAGGACGAGATGGGCCTGTCCTATCTGTTCATCACCCACAACCTGTCGGTCGTGGCGTATCTTGCCGACGAGGTGGCGGTGATGTACCTCGGCCGCATCGTCGAGCACGGCACGGTGGACGAGGTCCTCGGTGCGCCCAGGCATCCCTACACCCAGGCCCTGCTGTCGGCGATCCCGGTGATCGATCAGTCCAGCCGGCGCGAGGTGATCCGGCTGGAAGGCGACCTGCCGTCACCGGCGAGGCCGCCTTCAGGCTGTCATTTCCATGTGCGTTGCCCGCACGCCACGGCGCAGTGCCGGGCGCACTATCCGGCGGTCACCCGGTTCGGGGCGTCGCATACGGTGCGCTGTTTCCTGTACGAGGCCGACGAAGCGGCCGAGGCCGGCTGCTAG
- a CDS encoding ABC transporter permease, with the protein MIKPVILWTDALLFLLIAAVLAFAWYARGREHLRAPWARVLESRLAVVSLVVLSAYVMVALLDSLHFRPALEQRGEQVQETYYSVEVLSALDIIARPLKENVEKTYSAPFATRLYAREAMEGPGGVTVWDYPRLRHGGAHLDDPDAGRLADIVRRALGGVAAGGALWLLLAAMLVFAVARARSEGFVSTLTQVAAGRTRIPWRAGLLTAGVLIVLIAATASFAGAYHVLGTDQVGQDVFYQAIKSIRTALVIGTLTTLVMLPFAMLLGIMAGYLRGWIDDLIQYLYTTLNSIPGVLLIASAILMLQVYIDTHPELFQTDAERADLRLLFLCLILGVTSWTGLCRLLRGEALKLREVEYVQAAVAFGVTRLRIMTRHLLPNVMHIVLITVVLDFSGLVLAEAVLSYVGVGVDPSTDSWGNMINGARLEMAREPVVWWSLAAAFMFMFALVLAANLFSDAVRDAFDPRLRGS; encoded by the coding sequence ATGATCAAGCCCGTCATTCTCTGGACCGATGCCCTGCTGTTCCTGCTGATCGCGGCGGTGCTCGCCTTCGCCTGGTACGCGCGCGGGCGGGAGCACCTGCGCGCCCCGTGGGCGCGGGTGCTGGAGAGCCGTCTTGCGGTCGTTTCCCTGGTGGTCCTGTCGGCCTACGTCATGGTGGCCCTGCTCGATTCCCTGCATTTCCGCCCGGCGCTGGAACAGCGCGGCGAGCAGGTGCAGGAGACCTACTACTCGGTCGAGGTGCTGAGCGCGCTCGACATCATCGCGCGGCCGCTGAAGGAGAACGTGGAGAAGACATACTCGGCGCCCTTCGCGACCCGGCTCTACGCCCGCGAGGCGATGGAGGGCCCCGGCGGCGTAACGGTGTGGGATTACCCGCGCCTGCGCCACGGCGGCGCGCACCTGGACGATCCGGATGCCGGGCGGCTCGCGGACATCGTCCGGCGCGCGCTGGGCGGTGTCGCCGCGGGCGGCGCGCTGTGGCTGCTGCTGGCGGCGATGCTGGTATTCGCCGTCGCGCGCGCCCGATCGGAGGGATTCGTTTCCACCCTGACGCAGGTCGCCGCCGGGCGTACGCGCATACCCTGGCGCGCCGGACTGCTCACCGCGGGCGTGCTCATCGTGCTCATCGCGGCGACGGCGTCGTTCGCGGGCGCCTATCATGTGCTCGGCACCGACCAGGTGGGACAGGACGTGTTCTATCAGGCTATCAAGAGCATCCGCACGGCGCTCGTCATCGGTACGCTCACCACGCTCGTCATGCTGCCGTTCGCCATGCTGCTCGGCATCATGGCCGGCTATCTGCGCGGCTGGATAGATGACCTGATCCAATACCTGTACACTACCCTCAATTCCATCCCCGGGGTTCTGCTGATCGCCTCCGCCATCCTGATGCTGCAGGTCTACATCGACACCCATCCCGAGCTGTTCCAGACCGACGCCGAGCGGGCCGACCTGCGGCTGCTGTTCCTGTGTCTGATACTCGGGGTGACGAGCTGGACCGGCCTGTGCCGCCTGCTGCGCGGCGAGGCGCTCAAGCTGCGCGAGGTCGAATACGTGCAGGCGGCGGTGGCGTTCGGCGTCACGCGCCTGCGCATCATGACGCGCCACCTGCTGCCGAATGTGATGCACATCGTGCTGATCACCGTGGTGCTCGATTTCAGTGGCCTGGTGCTGGCCGAGGCGGTGCTCTCCTATGTCGGCGTCGGCGTCGATCCCTCCACCGACAGCTGGGGCAATATGATCAACGGGGCGCGGCTGGAGATGGCGCGCGAGCCGGTGGTGTGGTGGTCGCTCGCCGCGGCCTTCATGTTCATGTTCGCCCTGGTGCTGGCGGCGAACCTGTTTTCCGACGCGGTGCGCGACGCCTTCGATCCGCGCCTGCGGGGCAGCTGA
- a CDS encoding ABC transporter permease, with translation MLNYILRRALYALPILVGVNVITFVLFFVVNTPDDMARMQLGMKHVTPEAVEQWKQERGYDKPVLYNGAAAGMARVTDTIFFDKSLRLFVFDFGASDAGRDIGHDIRQRMWASLALAIPVFIIGLLTNITVALLIAFFRATYVDIIAVVTLVVLMSISGLFYIIAGQYLVGKLLHLVPISGYDDGLNAVKFVVLPVLIGVVSGIGSGSRWYRSIFLEEIGKDYVRTARAKGVPETAVLFKHVLKNALIPILTGAVVVLPLLFLGSLIMESFFGIPGLGSYTIDAINTQDFAVVRSMVFLGSVLYIVGLMLTDISYTLVDPRVRLN, from the coding sequence ATGCTGAATTACATCCTGCGCCGCGCCCTGTACGCCCTGCCGATCCTGGTCGGCGTCAACGTCATCACCTTCGTGCTGTTCTTCGTGGTCAATACCCCCGACGACATGGCGCGCATGCAGCTCGGCATGAAGCATGTGACGCCGGAAGCCGTGGAGCAGTGGAAGCAGGAGCGCGGCTATGACAAGCCGGTGCTCTACAACGGCGCCGCCGCCGGCATGGCCAGGGTGACCGACACCATTTTCTTCGACAAGTCGCTGCGGCTGTTCGTGTTCGATTTCGGCGCCTCGGACGCCGGCCGCGACATCGGACACGACATCCGGCAGCGCATGTGGGCGAGCCTCGCGCTCGCCATCCCGGTATTTATCATCGGCCTGCTCACCAATATCACCGTGGCGCTGCTGATCGCCTTTTTCCGCGCCACGTATGTCGACATCATCGCGGTCGTGACCCTGGTGGTGCTGATGTCGATCTCCGGACTGTTCTACATCATCGCGGGCCAGTACCTGGTCGGCAAGCTGCTGCACCTGGTGCCGATCTCGGGCTATGACGACGGCCTCAACGCGGTGAAGTTCGTCGTTCTTCCGGTGCTGATCGGGGTGGTCAGCGGCATCGGCTCGGGCAGCCGCTGGTACCGTTCCATCTTCCTGGAGGAGATCGGCAAGGATTACGTGCGCACCGCGCGCGCCAAAGGCGTGCCGGAAACCGCGGTGCTGTTCAAGCACGTGCTGAAGAACGCCTTGATCCCGATCCTGACCGGGGCGGTGGTGGTGCTGCCGCTGCTGTTTCTCGGCAGCCTGATCATGGAGTCGTTCTTCGGCATCCCGGGGCTGGGAAGCTATACCATCGATGCGATCAACACGCAGGATTTCGCCGTCGTGCGTTCGATGGTGTTCCTGGGATCGGTGCTGTACATCGTCGGCCTGATGCTGACCGACATCTCCTATACCCTGGTGGATCCCCGGGTCCGCCTGAACTGA